A window from Malassezia japonica chromosome 1, complete sequence encodes these proteins:
- a CDS encoding uncharacterized protein (EggNog:ENOG503NV7R; COG:S): MPSVDVAVDTVLFDMDGTLIDSTPAVNSVWAAFAKQYNLDLEDVLHNAHGHRTVENIARYIPSLSPEELNKEVIRFESSILDIAEEKLKHKQETGDVEGTIVAMPGAQQLLSEVRALGSQQINTGRDANPQHRAGWAIVTSATSAYAQRAFAMSGVSDAPEVFVTSDAVSKGKPDPEPYRRGAELSKVLDMAKCIVVEDAPPGVLSGKRAGARVLGLKTTHDGQRMWDNGADWVVDDLSKVHARWDGDQLVLTIDSESKP; this comes from the exons ATGCCGAGCGTGGACGTAGCCGTGGACACGGTCCTGTTCGATATGGACGGG ACCCTCATTGATTCTACGCCTGCTGTGAATTCGGTGTGGGCCGCATTTGCGAAGCAGTACAACCTGGACCTGGAGGACGTG CTTCACAACGCCCACGGCCATCGCACCGTGGAAAACATTGCGCGCTACATCCCCAGCCTGAGCCCCGAGGAGCTCAACAAGGAAGTCATCCGCTTCGAGAGCAGCATCCTCGACATTGCCGAGGAGAAGCTCAAGCACAAGCAGGAGACGGGCGATGTCGAAGGCACGATCGTCGCGATGCCCGGCGCCCAGCAGCTCCTGAGCGAAGTACGTGCCCTGGGCTCACAACAGATCAACACGGGCCGCGATGCCAACCCCCAGCACCGTGCCGGTTGGGCAATCGTGACGAGTG CTACGAGTGCCtatgcgcagcgtgccttTGCTATGTCGGGCGTGTCTGACGCGCCGGAAGTGTTTGTCACCTCGGACGCGGTGAGCAAAGGCAAGCCTGACCCCGAGCCCTACCGCCGCGGTGCGGAGCTGAGCAAGGTGTTGGACATGGCGAAGTGCATTGTCGTCGAGGACGCCCCCCCCGGCGTTCTGAGCGGCAAGCGTGCTGGCGCGCGTGTCCTCGGTCTCAAGACCACGCACGACGGCCAGCGCATGTGGGACAATGGCGCGGATTGGGTCGTCGACGATCTCAGCAAGGTGCACGCACGCTGGGACGGCGATCAGCTTGTGCTGACCATTGACTCTGAGTCCAAGCCGTAG
- a CDS encoding uncharacterized protein (EggNog:ENOG503P2E9; COG:Q) — MHSVARRGFDSSGANGLYDRARPSYPEEVVDQMLSAPRARGPLRIAEVGAGTGIATRLLLEGAHSHGGLARMHAFDPSTGMLHHLQQSLFGTPDGPGLVEKLKLEGKLASDAQVLIGEGAFDSFQAGADNDLVVIAQAWHWCPDFDQALAHIATQLRPGGVLALVWNLEDRDAAPWIAKLRDLYEKFEDGAPQYRHMAWKKMYKTPSFEKYFTELEPTHQLRKLPTTFDGVVDRMLSKSYVSVLPDEQKERLAQDAFRILSAPDSETGRE; from the exons ATGCATTCGGTCGCACGGCGTGGATTCGACTCGTCGGGAGCGAACGGTCTGTACGACCGCGCGCGCCCTTCTT ATCCCGAGGAGGTCGTCGACCAGATGCTATCTGCCCCGCGGGCGAGGGGCCCGCTGCGTatcgccgaggtcggcgcgggcaCCGGCATCGCGACGCGTCTGCTGCTAGAAGGTGCGCATTCACACGGCGGCCTGGCGCGTATGCACGCGTTCGACCCGTCGACCGGCATGCTGCATCACCTGCAGCAGTCGCTCTTTGGCACGCCCGACGGGCCTGGACTTGTCGAGAAGCTAAAGCTCGAAGGGAAGCTCGCGTCCGACGCGCAGGTGCTCATCGGCGAAGGCGCCTTTGACTCGTTCCAGGCCGGCGCCGATAACGACCTTGTGGTCATTGCGCAGGCCTGGCACTGGTGCCCCGACTTTGACCAGGCACTGGCGCACATTGCGACGCAACTGCGACCTGGTGgcgtgcttgcgctggtTTGGAACCTGgaggaccgcgacgcggcgccgtggatcgcaaagctgcgcgacctctACGAAAAGTTTgaggacggcgcgccgcagt ACCGCCACATGGCCTGGAAGAAGATGTATAAGACGCCCAGCTTTGAGAAGTACTTTACCGAGCTGGAGCCGACGCaccagctgcgcaagctcccCACGACCTTTGACGGGGTGGTAGACCGCATGCTGTCCAAGTCATACGTCTCTGTCCTGCCCGATGAGCAAAaggagcgcctggcgcaggaTGCATTCCGCATCTTGTCCGCCCCCGACAGCGAGACGGGCCGCGA GTAG